The following coding sequences lie in one Glycine max cultivar Williams 82 chromosome 19, Glycine_max_v4.0, whole genome shotgun sequence genomic window:
- the LOC100786482 gene encoding ABC transporter G family member 39 isoform X3 has protein sequence MASALAGDDLAVSTSSRRSWTTASFRDAWTAAPDVFNVSGRHVYEDDEEELKWAAIDRLPTFERMRKGVLKHVLDDGHVMLDEVDVSNLCLHDKKLLIDSILKIVEEDNEKFLRRLRNRVDRVGIEIPKIEVRCENLSVEGDVHVGSRALPTLLNATLNAFESVLGMFHLAPSKKREIQILKDVSGIVKPSRMTLLLGPPSSGKTTLLLALAGKLDRDLRVSGRITYCGHELNEFVPQKTCAYISQHDIHYGEMTVRETLDFSGRCLGVGTRYEALVELSRREREAGIKPDPEIDAFMKAIALSGQKTNLVTDYVLKILGLDICADIVVGDEMRRGISGGQKKRVTTGEMLVGPAKALFMDEISTGLDSSTTFQICKFMRQMVHVMDVTMVISLLQPAPETFELFDDIILLSEGQIVYQGPRENGLEFFEHMGFKCPERKGVTDFLQEVTSKKDQQQYWSRKDEPYRYVSVSEFVQAFSSFDIGEQLATELGVPYDKRQAHPAALVKDKYGITNWELFKACFSREWLLMKRSSFVYIFKTTQITIMSIITFTVFLRTEMSVGTVEDGQKFFGALFFSLINVMFNGMAELSMTVFRLPVFYKQRDFRFYPAWAFGLPIWLLRIPLSIMESGIWIALTYYTIGFAPSASRFIRQFLALFAIHQMALSLFRFLAAAGRTLVVANTLGTLSLQLVFVLGGFVIAKDDIEPWMMWGYYLSPMMYGQNAIVMNEFLDKRWSKPNTDPRINAPTVGKVLLKSRGFYTEEYWFWICIGALLGFSLLFNLLFIVALTYLNPLGYSKAVIADEGDKKNNKSSSSQHILEGTDMAVKESSEMASSLNQEPRRGMVLPFQPLSLAFNHISYYVDMPAEMRSRGINKDRLQLLQDVSGAFRPGILTALVGVSGAGKTTLMDVLAGRKTGGYIEGSISISGYPKNQATFARISGYCEQNDIHSPHVTVYESLLFSAWLRLPSDVNAQKRKMFVEEVMELVELNQIRDALVGLPGVDGLSTEQRKRLTIAVELVANPSIIFMDEPTSGLDARAAAIVMRTVRNTVDTGRTVVCTIHQPSIDIFEAFDEILLMKRGGQVIYAGPLGRHSHKLIEYFEGIPGVPKIKDGYNPASWMLDISSTTMEANLEVDFAEIYAKSTLYRRNQELIEELSTPVPDSKDLHFPTKYSQSFFVQCKANFWKQYWSYWRYPQYNAVRFFMTIVVGVMFGVIFWNKAKKTHKQQDLMNLLGGMYAAMLFLGAMNASSVQPVVAIERTIFYRERAAGMYSALPYAFGQVAIEAIYNAIQTAVYSLILYSMIGFDWKATSFFWFYYYILMCFMYFTLYGMMIVALTPGHQVAAICMSFFLSFWNLFSGFIIPRTQIPVWWRWYYWASPVSWTLYGLITSQLGDKNAELEIPGAGSMGLKEFLKQNLGFDYDFLPVVAAAHVGWVILFMFVFAYGIKFLNFQRR, from the exons ATGGCATCGGCACTGGCGGGGGATGATTTGGCCGTATCAACTAGCAGTCGCCGGAGCTGGACAACGGCGAGTTTCAGGGATGCATGGACGGCAGCGCCGGACGTGTTCAACGTGAGCGGCCGCCACGTGTATGAGGACGACGAGGAAGAGCTCAAATGGGCTGCCATAGACCGCTTGCCAACTTTTGAACGCATGAGAAAAGGCGTCCTCAAGCACGTGCTCGACGATGGACATGTGATGCTCGATGAAGTCGATGTTTCCAACCTTTGCTTACATGACAAGAAGCTCTTAATTGACAGCATACTTAAGATTGTCGAGGAAGACAATGAAAAATTCCTACGCAGACTTAGAAATAGAGTTGATAG AGTAGGGATTGAAATTCCGAAGATTGAAGTTCGGTGCGAGAATTTATCTGTGGAGGGTGATGTGCATGTTGGGAGTAGAGCACTTCCTACCCTGCTTAATGCTACTCTCAATGCTTTTGAG AGTGTTCTGGGAATGTTTCACCTTGCACCATCCAAGAAGAGGGAAATCCAGATTCTTAAAGATGTTAGTGGAATCGTTAAACCCTCAAG GATGACTCTCCTTTTGGGTCCTCCATCTTCGGGGAAAACAACATTGCTTTTGGCGCTTGCAGGGAAACTTGATCGTGATTTAAGG GTGTCTGGGAGGATCACTTACTGTGGCCATGAGCTAAATGAATTTGTTCCACAAAAAACCTGTGCCTATATCAGTCAACACGACATTCACTATGGAGAAATGACAGTGAGAGAGACATTAGATTTTTCAGGACGTTGTCTAGGTGTTGGTACTAGGTATGAAGCATTAGTGGAACTGTCAAGAAGGGAGAGAGAAGCAGGAATAAAGCCAGACCCTGAGATTGATGCATTCATGAAGGCTATAGCCTTGTCAGGTCAAAAAACCAATTTGGTAACAGATTATGTACTCAAG ATCCTTGGATTGGATATTTGTGCCGACATTGTGGTTGGAGATGAGATGAGAAGAGGCATCTCTGGTGGACAGAAGAAGCGAGTAACAAcag GGGAGATGCTGGTAGGACCGGCAAAGGCACTATTTATGGATGAAATATCAACAGGATTAGACAGTTCCACCACCTTTCAGATATGCAAGTTCATGAGGCAAATGGTTCATGTAATGGACGTAACCATGGTGATTTCGCTTCTACAACCCGCACCAGAGACATTTGAACTCTTTGATGACATTATCCTACTTTCAGAAGGTCAAATTGTATATCAAGGTCCACGTGAGAATGGGTTAGAGTTCTTTGAACACATGGGTTTCAAGTGTCCTGAGAGAAAAGGAGTTACTGATTTTTTACAAGAAGTAACATCCAAGAAAGACCAGCAACAATATTGGTCTAGAAAAGATGAACCTTACAGATATGTTTCCGTTTCAGAATTTGTGCAAGCCTTTAGTTCATTTGACATAGGAGAGCAACTTGCCACTGAGCTTGGAGTTCCCTATGATAAGAGACAAGCCCACCCAGCTGCCTTAGTGAAAGACAAGTATGGTATAACAAACTGGGAACTATTTAAGGCATGTTTTTCAAGGGAATGGCTACTCATGAAGCGCAGttcttttgtttatatattcAAGACAACACAGATAACAATCATGTCTATTATTACATTTACTGTGTTCCTTAGAACAGAAATGTCAGTGGGAACTGTTGAAGATGGACAAAAATTCTTTGGAGCATTATTCTTTTCGCTAATAAACGTGATGTTTAATGGGATGGCAGAACTATCTATGACTGTTTTTAGGCTTCCTGTCTTTTACAAACAAAGGGATTTCAGGTTCTACCCTGCATGGGCATTTGGTTTGCCTATATGGCTTCTCAGGATCCCTCTGTCCATTATGGAATCAGGGATATGGATTGCCCTTACATATTACACCATAGGGTTTGCTCCTTCTGCTAGCAG ATTTATCCGGCAATTCTTGGCATTATTTGCCATTCATCAGATGGCTCTCTCTTTATTTCGGTTCCTTGCTGCAGCTGGTAGAACACTAGTTGTTGCTAATACACTGGGTACCTTGTCCCTGCAATTGGTATTTGTGCTAGGAGGTTTTGTTATTGCCAAAG ATGACATTGAGCCATGGATGATGTGGGGCTATTATCTATCTCCTATGATGTATGGTCAGAATGCCATAGTAATGAATGAATTCTTAGATAAAAGATGGAGTAAA CCAAATACAGACCCTAGAATTAATGCACCTACAGTTGGAAAGGTGCTTCTCAAATCTAGAGGCTTCTATACAGAAGAGTATTGGTTTTGGATCTGCATTGGAGCCTTGCTTGggttttctcttctcttcaatCTCTTATTCATTGTTGCTTTAACTTATTTGAATC CTTTGGGTTATTCAAAAGCAGTCATTGCCGATGAAGGTGACAAAAAGAATAACAAGTCATCCTCTAGCCAACATATTCTTGAAG GAACAGACATGGCagtgaaagaatcttcagaaatgGCTAGTTCTTTGAACCAAGAACCAAGAAGGGGAATGGTTCTACCATTTCAACCTCTTTCACTTGCATTCAATCATATTAGCTACTATGTAGATATGCCTGCA GAAATGAGGAGTCGAGGAATCAATAAAGATCGACTTCAACTACTACAAGATGTTAGTGGTGCTTTTAGACCAGGAATTTTGACAGCACTTGTGGGTGTTAGTGGTGCTGGAAAGACAACCCTTATGGATGTATTAGCTGGAAGAAAAACAGGAGGATACATTGAAGGAAGTATTAGCATCTCAGGTTACCCAAAGAACCAAGCAACATTTGCTCGTATCAGCGGTTATTGTGAACAAAATGACATCCATTCTCCACATGTTACTGTATATGAATCACTATTATTTTCAGCATGGCTTCGCCTTCCTTCAGATGTAAATGCACAAAAGCGAAAG ATGTTTGTTGAAGAAGTTATGGAGTTGGTTGAGCTTAACCAAATCAGAGATGCACTAGTGGGTCTTCCAGGAGTGGATGGTCTATCAACAGAACAAAGGAAAAGGCTTACTATTGCGGTAGAATTGGTTGCCAACCCTTCAATTATCTTCATGGATGAACCAACATCTGGCCTTGATGCTAGAGCTGCTGCTATTGTCATGCGAACTGTGAGAAATACAGTAGACACAGGGAGAACCGTTGTGTGCACAATTCATCAACCAAGCATAGACATTTTTGAAGCTTTTGATGAG ATTTTGTTGATGAAAAGAGGAGGACAAGTTATCTATGCTGGACCTCTTGGTCGTCACTCACACAAGCTAATAGAATATTTTGAA GGTATCCCAGGGGTTCCAAAAATCAAGGATGGTTATAATCCTGCCTCATGGATGCTTGATATCAGCTCTACAACAATGGAGGCTAATCTTGAGGTAGATTTTGCAGAGATTTATGCTAAGTCTACCCTCTACCG GAGGAATCAAGAACTTATTGAGGAGCTCAGTACCCCAGTACCAGATTCCAAGGACTTGCACTTCCCAACCAAATATTCCCAATCGTTTTTTGTTCAGTGCAAAGCTAATTTCTGGAAACAATATTGGTCCTACTGGAGATATCCTCAGTATAATGCTGTCCGATTCTTTATGACAATTGTTGTGGGAGTAATGTTTGGTGTGATTTTCTGGAATAAAGCCAAAAAGAC CCATAAACAACAAGATTTGATGAATCTTTTGGGAGGCATGTATGCTGCTATGCTTTTTCTTGGAGCCATGAATGCTTCATCAGTGCAACCAGTTGTTGCCATTGAAAGAACTATCTTCTATCGTGAAAGAGCAGCAGGGATGTACTCTGCATTGCCCTATGCATTTGGCCAG GTGGCAATAGAGGCAATTTATAATGCAATTCAAACAGCAGTTTACTCTCTTATCCTTTACTCAATGATTGGGTTTGATTGGAAGGcaacaagcttcttttggttCTACTACTATATATTAATGTGCTTTATGTACTTCACGTTGTATGGAATGATGATTGTAGCACTAACACCGGGTCACCAGGTTGCTGCAATTTGTATGTCCTTCTTCTTGAGTTTCTGGAACTTGTTCTCTGGCTTTATCATTCCTAGGACG CAAATTCCTGTGTGGTGGAGATGGTATTATTGGGCTTCTCCTGTTTCTTGGACACTATATGGCCTTATTACCTCACAACTGGGTGACAAAAATGCAGAATTGGAGATACCAGGTGCTGGAAGCATGGGATTGAAGGAATTCCTTAAACAAAACTTGGGTTTTGACTATGATTTCCTTCCCGTTGTTGCTGCTGCTCATGTAGGCTGGGTTATCCTCTTCATGTTCGTTTTTGCCTATGGCATCAAATTCTTGAATTTCCAAAGGAGATAG